The genomic region CGCATCCCAGGCCATGCGCTCGGTAACCCCGCAACTTGCGAAAAATGAACCGGCGGGCTAAGGTAACGACAGACGCCGCGCCTTGCATGCTCTTTCCCGACCCCGCCATCCCGCCCCAGTGGTTATGACCTTACCCGCTAGCCCCGCCGCAGCCTGGCGACCAACGATCTCCGCCCGGTTGCGCGTCTGGCGCACGATCTTTCAAATTAGCCTGGCCGAGCGGTTGGCGTACCGCGGAGATTTCATCCTGGGGACGCTGATGCGGTTTTTACCCATCGTCACCCAAATTCTCCTGTGGACCGCGATCTTTTCGGCGACCACGCAGGAACGGCTGTTTGGCTACAAGCGGGACGAACTGATTGCCTATTATCTGTTGACGATGGTGGCGCGGGCTTTTTCCAGCATGCCGGGGCTCGCCTCGGGAATCGCCAAATCAATCCGCGACGGTTCGGTAAAAAAGTTTCTCACCCAACCGGTGGATTGGGTCGGTTTTTTATTGATTACCCGGATCGCGCATAAACTGGTCTACTATGCGGTGGCCGCGCTTCCGTTTGGGTTGGTGTTTTATCTTTGCGGGGCGTTCTTTCCCCCGTTTCCCGATGGGTCGGTCTGGCTGGCATTCGGCCTGTCGCTGGTGA from Pirellulales bacterium harbors:
- a CDS encoding ABC-2 family transporter protein, producing the protein MTLPASPAAAWRPTISARLRVWRTIFQISLAERLAYRGDFILGTLMRFLPIVTQILLWTAIFSATTQERLFGYKRDELIAYYLLTMVARAFSSMPGLASGIAKSIRDGSVKKFLTQPVDWVGFLLITRIAHKLVYYAVAALPFGLVFYLCGAFFPPFPDGSVWLAFGLSLVMSFLLGFFLEATIGMLGFWFLEISSLLFVYMLFNFFLSGHMFPIGMLDKTFLPGGISAGDVVRLLPFQYLAYFPSAVYLGKITGPALAWGLAIQAGWVVTFMIACRWAFLRGVRRYSAFGG